From one Humulus lupulus chromosome 8, drHumLupu1.1, whole genome shotgun sequence genomic stretch:
- the LOC133798477 gene encoding probable membrane-associated kinase regulator 4, translating into MALDHQTVDHIAEDDYIDMEVSSYSTFFCNSIASPREFEFQMSSTPKERDYSMMTTSPADELFYKGKLLPLHLPPRLQMVEKLLLQNSKPNFSSFDMIRNDDENFADEFYSTPLMTTAPTPTATSTPFESCNISPCESFRMSRELSTEDYMNEYYSTELSEFINDNGKKSWGKKLKHSSLGSKLKASRAYLKSWFGKSGCSDESCTAYKNVAEKNPFGKTEKEKCQTSNSAMLRSFKKEKKVITSNTEVDGGARHRRSFSLALLRHSSNKFSSSSSSSSSSSSSPSGSSSFSSSNNCNGINQELKQLKRCGSAKHSEIENSIQGAIAHCKQSQFNSTHTVRNDKVGKFSLSALKVGVCEEHDTPEELSRG; encoded by the coding sequence ATGGCTTTAGACCACCAAACAGTTGACCATATTGCAGAAGATGACTATATCGACATGGAAGTTAGCTCCTACTCAACCTTCTTCTGTAACTCTATAGCTTCTCCCAGAGAGTTCGAGTTCCAAATGTCTTCCACACCTAAAGAAAGAGATTACTCAATGATGACAACTTCTCCGGCAGATGAACTCTTTTATAAAGGAAAGCTTCTCCCTCTTCATCTTCCACCTCGTTTACAAATGGTTGAAAAACTTCTCCTTCAAAACTCCAAACCCAACTTTTCTTCCTTTGATATGATCAGAAACGACGATGAAAACTTCGCTGACGAATTCTACAGCACCCCTTTAATGACGACAGCTCCAACACCAACGGCAACCAGTACTCCATTCGAGTCCTGCAATATCTCACCCTGCGAATCGTTCCGGATGAGCAGGGAGCTAAGCACAGAGGATTACATGAACGAGTATTACTCGACAGAGCTTAGTGAGTTCATCAATGATAACGGGAAAAAGTCCTGGGGTAAGAAGCTCAAGCACTCCTCACTTGGGTCTAAGCTCAAAGCTTCCCGGGCTTACCTCAAGTCTTGGTTTGGAAAATCAGGCTGCTCGGACGAATCATGCACGGCTTATAAGAACGTAGCAGAGAAGAACCCATTTGGGAAAACTGAGAAAGAGAAATGCCAGACATCGAATTCAGCCATGTTAAGGAGTttcaagaaagaaaagaaggtgaTCACGAGTAACACTGAGGTCGATGGTGGGGCCCGCCATAGAAGATCATTCTCTTTGGCTCTCTTAAGACATTCATCAAACAAGTTcagttcttcttcttcatcatcttcatcgtCATCATCCTCACCCTCTGGttcatcttctttttcttcatcaaacaaCTGTAATGGGATTAATCAAGAACTAAAGCAGTTGAAGAGATGTGGGAGTGCAAAGCATTCAGAGATTGAGAACTCAATCCAGGGAGCTATTGCCCACTGTAAGCAGTCTCAGTTTAATTCCACACACACTGTGAGAAATGACAAAGTTGGTAAATTTTCATTGTCAGCTTTAAAAGTTGGAGTCTGTGAGGAACATGATACACCAGAAGAACTTTCCAGAGGATGA